From one Callithrix jacchus isolate 240 chromosome 2, calJac240_pri, whole genome shotgun sequence genomic stretch:
- the EFCAB9 gene encoding EF-hand calcium-binding domain-containing protein 9 — MRLKEGSFLWYLYLDKTYCLLSVRNVKALMEYFHLLDVHGKNTLNDVLFYHFLHHVTDLKKREINLVFDMLDWNAVGEIGFEQFYVLVCILLAHQNHLEERFMYRHSRTVFGLLDLEGDQKISPENFEMYRFLFNIQKQELKDLFCDFDITGDRRLNYQEFKLYTIVRINKLQKRKEKTENAEREKKSLLIKKMSHQVHAS, encoded by the exons ATGAGACTGAAGGAAGGATCGTTTCTGTGGTATCTGTATTTGGACAAAACATACTGCTTACTATCCGTGAGAAATGTGAAGGCTTTGATGGAATATTTTCACCTTCTGGATGTTCATGGCAAGAACACCTTGAATG ATGTGCTGTTCTATCATTTCCTTCATCATGTGACTGacttgaaaaagagagagatcaacCTTGTGTTTGACATGCTGGACTGGAATGCTGTGGGTGAGATCGGCTTTGAGCAGTTCTATGTGCTGGTGTGCATACTGCTGGCTCACCAG AACCATTTGGAAGAACGGTTTATGTACCGTCATTCCCGGACTGTCTTCGGCCTGCTTGACCTGGAAGGGGATCAGAAAATCAGTCCAGAAAACTTCGAGATGTACAGATTTCTCTTCAATATCCAAAAACAGGAACTCAAAGATCTCTTCTGTGACTTTGACATTACAGGTGACCGT CGTCTTAATTACCAGGAATTTAAGCTGTATACAATCGTCCGCATTAACAAAttacagaagaggaaggaaaaaacagagaatgcagaaagagagaagaaatctctgctcataaagaaaatgtcacatcAAGTACATGCAAGCTGA